Genomic segment of Salvia hispanica cultivar TCC Black 2014 chromosome 2, UniMelb_Shisp_WGS_1.0, whole genome shotgun sequence:
ATGCCGTTAGAACAGCAATTCTGTTGTTTGCTCTGGTGATATTTCTTGGGAATATCATGATGTGGATTATTATGCCAACTGATACTTACTACAATATTTGGGTGCCTCATCTCATGGCTGCTACTAATTCAACCTTCTTTGGAATACAAGGTTTTTATTTGACTTCTTTTCATTACATTCAACATGTTTTTTTCATGATGTTTGATAAATCTCTACCTTGAATAGGTCCAATCATGATGGATTTCACATTTCCCATTTTGCTGATTGCTGTTTTGGGATGCTTTTATCTGCATCTGGGGAAGAAGGAAAATACTGTCACAATAAGGTATTATTATTAACAaggttcatatttttcaagaataaCTAAAAACTGAATGTTtcttgaaatgaaaaacagCAGCAAAGCAAGGAGTTTGAAGTTCATGAGGCGACCGATGATTGTTAAGGGGTTTGGGATTGTTACTCTAACTGAGATGGCCCTTTTCAGCATGTTCATAGCTCTCTGTGTTTGGTATTTTGGAGGCTATCTGCGCCATTGGTTTGAGCAAGTTCATCAAAGATCTTCTTCCAAACATGAAAAAGTGTAAgaacttttttctttcctgtCTCAGAAAAAGCCTCAAAAACACTTCTTTCCATCACTACTTCTTCATTAGCTATAAACTTGCTGAGAATTCTGCAGTCTCTCAAATCCTCACTTTTATCTCTCAGACAACGTGATTTTATCCTTAATCTTCGCAACATCTATCATGTAATGACCATGTTTTTCTTGTGTATCTGCAATGGATCTACATTAGCCAACTTTTCTCAAGAATCTTGCAAGTCTTTCCTCACCTATCAAAAACAGCCTTGTTGTTCTATcttcataataaaattcaacaaaaacacTTCATTGCTTCATAAGCTAACTTTTTTTGAAGAATCTATAATTTTGGGTTATTGTTTGCAGGTGGCAAACAAAGTTGGATAGAGTAGGCATAGTGACAGGAGTGACTGGAAATTTGTGTTTGACATTTTTGTTCTATCCAGTCACAAGAGGTTCATCCATTTTGCCTATGTTGGGATTAACATCTGAGGGAAGCATCAAATACCATATTTGGCTTGGACACTTGGCCATGgctctcttcactattcatggttcaatctactttatttactgGATCATCACTCACAGATTATCAGAggtaaattcatttttcttctaaatAATGTTTCTATCCTATGCTACTCatgtattttagtattttatttctctatgTTGGGTTGTGTTTGTTGATTTCATGAAAAAAGAATAGGCTTATTTCATGTTATACAACATATGCAAGATGTATTGTGTGTCTAATGATGATATCACACTGGATACATAATGTGTCTTCTGTGGTATACCAAGAAAGTGACTaagtttacttttttttatacctTTAAGTGATTTCATGAAAAGTTGAAGAACTAAATATAATCATGAAATATTGGCATTGATTAGAGAATAaactttattttcaaataaaacacTTATTTGGACAGTGACAAAAGATTGAAAGATAGAGAATGTGGCATATAGAGGGTGGAGTAAGTGGAGGGAGAGAATGATGATTGTGATTATGCCACTCATAACAAGGTTGGGTGTAAGTTGTGATAATTTAGCATAAACCACTTATTACACGATCAAACAATAACATATGAACACTTGGTTTACAAGATTGACAACcacaaaaatcatttcatcCCTTTTCACTATTATGAGTTTAATTCTTAAGATATTGCTAACTTCCCTTTTTTGTTGGGCCGCAATTCATAATTACCTCTTTGTAACTTTGCTTATATGTCAATGAGTTTGccttttatttcaaaattacttGAGTCCACCAAACTTTACTTGCTATGGGGAAACTAAAAGAAATCCAGTTATGAACCAACTGAATCAAATTAGTGGTCAAGTTGCTATCCAAGTAACTTCATTCCCTTTCAAACTCCTACTACTCCGTCaaagataaaaattattttcattttgctatgaaattttaaattattttttcatctctctcttaatttagcAATCATGTATAAAAAACTCATACAGTTAATTTAGCAATCATGCATTAAAAATTCGTACCGTTTCAAaagattctatttttaaaggcgatgtagcattttttttatttttcacacaatcatattttaccaaattttttaGAAGGGTCAACAGCTCGCTACCCCAACTATACTTCTCAAATGTGAAGCactacaaaattcaaaatttctaaaagtATACTCCTATCCTATATACCCAAAATAACAATGGTGGCCACATTCATGGGAAGTGAAGTGGGATATTGAAATTCTAGATTTTGAGTGGGCCCACCCACCCACCACCTTCACAATCCAGAAAAATAAGAGGTTCAACCATTTTCGGTTGTTGGTAATGTCAGCAACGATGCTTTGtgacaaaaaggaaaaaaacaatttcACACTTGTCAAAATTATATGGCTAtgaaatattccaatataCTCGTTTTATCACAAAATCCCTCAAACTGAGGTGTTACAATCATTTATCTATAAAAGCTGAAAATATTTGATGTCATGGTGACACAATTGTTATGTCATGTTTTAAGTTATTTTGCCAGAGgaatatatcaaatttggAAGTGTCTTATCTTCACGTTTAATTTCAACCACAATATTATCTAAGGCATATGAAAAGAAAGAGTAGAGAATACTTATAATCCTCTTCTAGAACCCTAATAACTAATAAGGCCTTAAAATCTTTTTCACCAGATTTATAGCTAATTCATCAAATCTTCTAATAACCTTTTTTTTGAAGTGAAATCGTCTAATATTCTTATTTACACATTCGGCAACACAAAAACCACTTTCATTCTTTTACTTGATATCCCACTTGTGTAATGTTTACAATACCTTTTCTATTCAATTCTGTACAATTATTTCTCAGCTTTAAgttaattcattattataattgatCATTTCAGAAATTAGCAttataattacttttaatttcagaTCTTAGTTAGTAAAACCAATTAGGATTATTgtgttataaataatttttattttatactattaaaatatttaaaatttgagagTGTTACCCATTTAATCGCAGAGTAATTAAAAACTGCATtatgaaacaattaattaCTAGGTTTAAGTAGGGGTGGATcagtacggtataccgtaccgagaGGGTCATACtgcataccgtaccgaaagtagcggtatgacaaaatttcataccgataccgaaaattcggtatgatCATTTTCAATACCATTATCATACCGTTattgcggtataccgtaccgtaTTACGATATATCATACTTTTACGTTATACCGTAATACCGTTATACCtgtgataaaaaaatctattataattttatatccaaaatatttaaaataacatttccaagttttcaactatttgaaaaaagtccgaaacaataaaaattcaataaaccAAATCCGAAACAACCAAATCTATacctaaaatatttaaaataacatataataGTTAAACTTGATTAAACCATCATAACCTAAATactgatattaatattaaatagaaaatgagacACGGTTTAGGTTATTGTTCAAATATGTGCCAAATGAAACTAAAGTAAAATAATGGCAATATGTGCCAAATGAATTTGCATGAGATGTGGGGCGGAGGGATTAAATCTGAAAGTAGGGTCTGAGGTCTTTTATATGctagtatttaattagattatgtatatatatatatatatatatatatatatatatatatatatatatatatatatatattgaatattttaagtttagatATATAAGGTATATACCGAAGATTCGGTATACCGCGTGTATGGTATATACCAAAGATTCGGTATACcacggtataccgcggtatgaGATATTTGATACCgttaccgtaccgaaaactTTCAGTATGGTAtgataccgtaccgaaaactacggtataccgaaaaatcagtattttcggtatgataagtccggtatttcggtatgtCGGTAATTTTTTCCCACCCCTAGGTTTAAGTAACCTTGCatacgaaaattaaaaaaaaaataaaaacacccGACCTTCTTATAAGTGTCTTTGTCCTTCTAATATTCATGTTTTTTAATCTTAATATTTAGGCGCTGAAATGGGGAGACAACTACGTATCAAACATAGCAGGAGAGATCTCACTGTTATGTGGATTGGTGATGTGGATTACATCTTACCCTAAAATTAGAAGGAAAATGTTTGATCTCTTTCTCTACACTCACTACCTCTACATTTTCTTCATGATTTTCTTCATCTTGCACATTGGAATTGGCTTTGCTTGCATTATGCTCCCTGGATTCTATCTCTTTGTGATGGATCGATATTTGAGGTTCTTACAATCAAGAAACAAAGCTAGACTTGTTTCCGCACGACTTCTCTCTTGCAACACGGTCGAACTCAACTTTTCCAAAAGTCGAGGTACATATACATACACATATGAACTCCGTGCTATCTAACAATTACCTTTCATGTTTTGGTTCTGCTTTCTGCATTTGATCAAACTCctataaatatacttatatattaaGTTAGTTACTTTACTTTCATGACATGATGGATTGATCCAACGTCTCAGATTTCCCTGTTCTATGACAGGTTTGAGCTACAATCCaactagtactattttcatAAATGTGCCATCCATATCTAAGCTTCAATGGCACCCTTTCACCATCATCTCAAATAGCAACTTGGAGCCACAAAAGCTAAGTGTGTTGATCAAATGTGAAGGCAATTGGACTAGAAGCCTCTATGACATGCTCTCTTCCCCTTCCCCCCTCAATCGCCTTGAGGTAGCCGTGGAGGGGCCGTATGGCCCAGCCGCCACTCATTTCCTAAGGCACGACACGCTGGTGATGATCAGTGGAGGGAGTGGCATCACTCCATTCATCTCCATAATCCGAGAGCTCATCTTCCTCAACTCCACACTAAAATGCAAGACCCCCAAGATCATTCTCATCTCCGCGTTCAAGAACTCATCACATCTCTCCATATTAGACCTAATCATCCCTACTCATTCCTCTCACACTCCCACCTCCAATTCTTGCAACCTCGACCTACAAGTCGAGGCCTATGTGACCAGGGAGAAAGGGCGACACAAAGACCAAATCGCAAAACCTCGTACACTTTGGTTCAAGCCAGAGGCATGTGACATGCCCATATCACCCACGCTAGGCCCCAACAGTTGGCTGTGCCTTGCTGCGATAATATCATCGTCTTTCGCCATCTATCTCATGCTGCTCGGGGTCTTCACTCAGTATATAGTCTACCCCATCGATCAAAACACCAACATGCTCTATTCCTACACCAAGAAAGGATCCGCGAGTATGATGTTCCTCTGCTTCTCTGTGGTCGTGGCAGCCAGCACTGTGTTTCTGTGGAACAAGAAACGCAATGCAGAAGAGGCCAAGCAAGTTCAAGACATTGATGACTCTGGGACTAGTGGATCAACATCCAATTCGTCGTTTGATCAAGATGATGTGGAGATGGAGAGCCTTCCACTGCAGTCGATAATCAAATCTGTCAATGTGCATTATGGTCAGAGGCCTAACCTCAAGAGTAAGTAAAAGGTTCACAACAACTACACACATAAAACACACAGACACAGTGATTTATGTATGTAATTACCTTTGTAGGGATTTTGCTGGAGATTAAAGAATCAAGAGTTGGAGCACTTGTTAGTGGGCCCAAGAAGATGAGAGAGGAAGTTGCAGCCATATGTTCATCTGGGCAGGCAGACaatcttgagtttgaatccTTCAGCTTCACTTGGTGAATGTGTTATAAACTTATAATGGATCACAATGTAATGTGGATAgattatgattaataatattagtggTAATGTGCTTGAGAACCGTATGTATTGATTTTGCCTATGATGAATgcttgaataaataaaagcagCTATGGCCGTTTGTGTAGAATAGTTTAAAGTGACGCATAAAGTGTTGTATGAttggtttttgtttttccaataGTTGAGTGAGTATTTCTGTCATTTCGGTTGGCCTAATTTTTAAGCTTTGATACATATGTAATGAAATCGAAAATATACACTATGATTTCAACATATATTCTTTTACATTCAATAATATCACTCACACgagaatttttttcatcaCAAACTACTGTCAACAATAATATGGAACTTGATACAACTTGTTTTTGTACATCCTACTTAATAGCCGGCTATCTTTGTCTCTCTAGCTCTCTCCCCCTCTAGAAGAGGAAGGAAGAAGTAAATACAATAGCTCTCAAgcataaagaaaaattatagtactgtattaaaaataaaaaagacgaGAAGCTTTATTTTATGCACATGCATTGTTTACTGTAACTTCTGCAAAGATGAAACAGCATACATATTCATCGATCTTCTGAAAGGTTTTTGACTAGGCTACAATGAAGACGCGAGGAGTTGCAAAACTGTGTCAAACCAAATCCATGGGGTTTTAGATGACCAATTAGCTCATGTACCTTCAGTGTTAGCAGTTGACGAAAGCCTTCCGTCCAGCTCTTCCAACAAGTCATGGTATTCAGTAAAAGCTTCATGTGCCTAAAACATCATTGCATGTAGCAAATGCACGATAAGTATAACGAAGAATAGGCGCTCCAGTCGACATATGTGAACTGAGACCTTTACCTGTATTGTCTGGCTGTATGCTTTCCACAACTGCAAATTATGCCTAAACAAATCGTAGAGAACCTGACGATAAAGAAGTGAAATGTGTCAACATGAGTGAGGAAGTTGGATGCCAGAAATGGCATTcttatgattttagaaaaatgttgGCCTGGCCAGACCTCTGAGCGCCTCAATAATGTGGCCAAGACCACAATCCATTCCTTAAATTTGACTGAGCACATATTTGCCAAGAGGAATTCTGCATCCAAGCGACTTTGCAATGTTCCCATATGCAGCTACGTGCAAAAACGATAAAGTGGTGAATAATACAAGTATACCAAGTTAATCTACGCAGCAATAAAAAGCTAGGTTGATTATATTGCACTATCAACGTAATCTCCGCAGCAATAATCAAAGCATATAACAAAATGACCACAAAGGGAAAGCCTGAATAACacattttcaagaatttaGAGAACTATGGAGTATGATATAAGTATTGTGTGTCAACCAGAACAAAAGGAGAATAGGCAAGATGTTGGAGAACTAGTACTTTGAATTTGCACTAGAAAAGATATAAGATCATAAGAGATGAAAAAGCATTTAAAAATTCTAAGTCAAGAGTGCTCTACAAATTGGTTACCTTCTGCCCAATCATTTCAAGACCTGAAGCAAAGTCCTCCAGACGAGCACTTCCATATCTTTCTCGTTGAAGATACTCCTGTAATAATTCTATCATGTTATATATCTCTAAGGTTGATGTAGGATCATTCTGACTTCTGACAAAATAAGAGGAAGCATACCACTAGATCAAACTGTGTGCCTTTGACAAATGCAACAAGTTCTGAAAGCTCCTTCCCAGACATCAAATAGCTGGCATGGCTTTCCAGAATATTTTTCACAGAAGTAATATGTGCACTTGGCTCTTTTGATGAGGGGCTGCCATTCATTAAATGAAAAGGAAGAAGTACATAGGAATCAGTGAGGCTGATCAAGCCAGACAAGAGGAATAATTAACAAAAcctaatttattcattaaaaaacgACAAATTAATTACCCAGCTTTACCTTTTTGCATCATTTGATTGCTTTCGGAAACTCGAAGGGAACAGAAAATATCCTAAGAGTCTTGGAGAATCTCTCTCAGAATCCGTACTGGAATGTTCATATTCTCTTCCTGATCTAAGTAGAAACCTCACCTAAGAGAATAGGGTAAAAagcattaaattaaattagaggGGGAAACAAAGAGTCCATCTTTTAAGAAATCAAACAAGGTAGTGCAGACACTTACCAGCTCTCCAGCCAGTTCATACAAAGACTCGTTAAGTGTAGCCTAAACAATGGATAAGTCCTCATCAGAATGTATTGAATACAACTAAAGAGGGAAAAATAAGGTACACTCTAGTATAGTATCACAAGGAATGATACACAAGCAATCAGCCATGAAGTACGAGCAAAGCACGTCATATAACAATATTCAATTATCTTAAAGGATTTTAGTTCAACTAGATATAATACATAAGCATCTCCATGTGCTTAATCTTTTGAGtgactaaaacaaaatataatcacCTGTAGTAAATTCAAGGCGCAACATTGACTCACTGCAGGACCTTCAAGCTTAGCAATGACCTGTACCAACAGAAGCAAAAGAGGTTACAATCAGCACAATAAAATCATTCTTTGACACCATATCTAAAGGTGAGGATGATGAGCCAAAATATCCGCATGCAATGCgcagaattaaaaaaataaccaaGAATATGCAAAATCACTTAATAGTTATGGCGATGTGCGAGAATGATTTGTGACATAAATACTGCATGTGGTCTATCGTAcactaaaaagtaaagtatTCTTCTAATAACTCCAGCTGGTTGACTGGTGACAGGAAGACCCAAAGCATGAAATCTTTTCTTAAGTAAgtgaaaacaaaaatgatgCGAGGTAATCAgaatattaacaaaatacataaagcAAACAGAAGGCAACTAAAAGGTACTTACAAGTATATAGCATGCTGCAGTGCGGTACCATCTTTGCTGAACGCATTCATCAAACAACCTAAAAGTAAAACTCTTCATTCTCAATGACCAAGTGTACAAAGACAATtgttatttagacaaattttcTCTAGGAACAACTAACATCTCTGAACTTAACAACTTCTAGTACTCTCTACAACGATAATTTCAACAGGGttcaatatgaaataaaatatttaaaaattccaCTGGCAAACTAGTTTCTGCAATATTGTAagcaaaatcaagaaaattgaGTATCATACTCAGTTGATCTGCCTGCAGCAGAAAATAGATCAGCCCAATGTCGACCATCAGTCTTGCGTGCTACACTGACAACAACATCATAATATTCAGGGAAGTTTCTTATCAAATCACAGCTCTTTTCCAGAAGAGAGGGAGCGTGATTAGCTAAAGCACCCTGATTTTTGCTTGAATATTGCCTGCAGAGAAAAGGTAGCATATATTTAGAACTGCATATGGATTGAACTAATTCGGTTGCAGAGCTTAAGATTGCTCAAGCAGTGCAACGGTGAACTTTATAAAGGTTCCTTAGATAATTTTCTTATGTGCTTGTAAGTTGTATCAGAGGGAATGTGTTTACAAGATAATAAAGAAATGAACAGAGAAGAAAGCCATGATTAAAAAATCAGCTTGGCAAGATTCTTATGTTTTTTTCGTTGACTAAACCAGAAAGGCAGAAAAGCAAGTCACCAGCAGACTGGCTGATCTAAATATCTAAAATACACATGCTTAAACTCAGCCCATATGATGGATCTAACTATACCCCCAGACTTCATATTCAGATTATCGCAGAAGGTAttagattaaatattatattcagTAACTAGATGAACATACACAGAGTCACagacacatatatatacaaagcTTCTGATTCTTTCCTGGACAGAAGAAGCCCAACTGAGGTGCATTCGGAATAGTTTGTTGTGAAAACGATATGGAAGGACAGAATATCTAGATGAGTTACCTAGAAATTTCGGCATCAAAAACTGTAAATAGAAGCCATTCCAGGCAATGAGAAAAATGTGGCTTCTCTGCTGATATTTGGGCAAGGCGTAGAGCTTCTTCCCTCTTGTCCCTCTGCAGTAAAACGCATAATCATAACCTTTTGACATAGAGCTATGTGACATGCAGGAACTGCTCCTAATTTTTCAGGAAAAGAAGTTTTATTCACAGAAATAATAGCTTCAAACCAAGACTAAGAAGAACGAGTTAAATCACCATAGCTTCAAACCAAGactaagaagaagaaacaaagGTCCAGCTCCTCTGCAACAAACATTCTTTAACAACGTTCAGTTTGATGCATGCTAATTCTTTAATTGACTGATGTTGAGCTTGTGTAAGTAAAAAAACTACCACGACTGTTCAATAAGATCACATTGTGCCTCTCACGTTAGATTTATACATCAAAAAAGAAGTGTTTCAGATATCAACTGGCCTCTATTCTAAATTCCATAACAAGTTCAATGTCATTGAAGAAAATTCCATTATTGAGAGCCCACATCGCTCACTTATTTACCTGAAGAAGATGGCGAAGTAGACAGTGTAATATGGTTTGAGCTTGAGGAGACGGTTCGAAACATGGGAACTCTGTACATGCTGAAAATGACATTCTCTGGGAAACACCAACTACGACACCAGCATTTGGAAGTAGACCTAGAGGATATACCTCACGATCAAATTCCAGCTCCGGGTCCAACTAGTATCATGCCAAACAACATATTTTAGGTGATATGAACAAAATGATAATGTAGAACTTTAAGCACTTGCTATAGCTGAAAGTTGTTTACTATAAACGCCCAAGCCCAATTAAACATGACGAGGGCATAACTGATGTACACAAAAGTGAACCATCAATAGATGCTTAAAACATTTTTACGTGCTGGGTAGTTGAGTGCAAAAAGTTTAATCGATGATCCATCGTATACGTGCAGGAAATAAGTGACTAAAGAACTTTTAGGCACAATTACCTGCAAAAAGTCTTCCTGTTTAAATGGATCAGCACCTAGAGATGGATACCATACCTGCAGGTGAGCTTCTAGAAAAATCAGCAACAGAAATATCAAGCAGACTGCAAAAATATGACTAAGAGGCCTAATGCCTGCAGAAACCAGAACCTGCATCCCTCGATGGCCATAGTCTAACCAGGAAACTTCCTCAATTAAGTTAGTTTTCTCCCCCAACTGCCCACAGGTAACCCAAAATAACTCTACGGAGTGAGTGAGTTCCCTTTCTCGGCCATCATCCAAATCAAGTAGTGAAAGGTCCCCATTCATCCGCAGTATTAAACACCTAAAGGAGCATATGATCATTCATCAGGAAAACCGCAAGAAACTAAAGTGTCAAGAAATAGAAGGATAAAGAATAAGCACATACTTAGAAGGCTCATGGTTTGATGATACATCACTTCTTGACATGTCGTCATGTGGAAGCTGATCAGGAATAAAATGAATTGCAGCAGGATGGCTCTTCGCAGTCATGATTGAAAGTTCTCGTACTGTAGAAAGCTGTTTGTCATTTTATCACTTAAAAAATGTATGAAGAATATAATACTATCACTATACTGTCATTTGAGAGAAATCTTGTTTCATTGACACTGACAGAACTATAATAGTGTTTGTCAGGTAACATATTTTAACAACTTTTCAAGAAAATCCTTTTTGAAGCATTTAATTACCTGTAAATCTGGAGAGCTAGAAGGTGATAATTCACCAGTTATTTTCACATGGTATATATGAACATCAAACGGGCGATAAGTGACAAGCAAATAATCTTGATAAACATCCATGACCATTGGTTTCGTAAGCAATGGCTTCCGGTAAAGTAGTGAACTTTGATCAAGGTGATATCTAGGGTAGAAAAGCAATTCATACCTAAAACCACAAACAGTTGTGATACAACCACATGtcaataaatatcatttatCAGAAAGTGACAGAACAAGTTACCCTGGaaacatgaaaagaaaaagatggaCTCCAACTGCCAGATAAGTTACAGACCACATAATGCAGTTGATTTTTtcttagattaaaaaattctGTATAACAAATTTCTCGTAAGATGCACTTTCATAAGAACCAAGTAGAAATGAAACACCACATTCTAATATGACTAGCAGACACAAACCAAAATGCACGGCACAAGCATAAAAAAGGCAATGCTCCATAGACCTTTTTAACAACACTGGGATCATTGAAGTTAATTTAGAAGTAGCAttcaaaacaagaaattaGAAAAGAATTTTGGGGACTAGTGGTTTGGTTTAAAACAACAAGAAGAATCCCTCAACTCATGTAAACTTTTATATGTAAAAGATTTCTCACGTGTCGGAAGATTCCAGATAATTGCAGACGACAACAATTTTTCCCAGCCATAACAATCCCCTGCATTGAATTTGTTGTTCCTGAGTAACGTCTCCAAACACTCTCCACCTCTTTAGTCGTATGTCGTATAAGATTAAACCATGAAGCCCAGCAACAGCCAGATACATTCCATCCTTACTAGCAGCAACATGGAGAATAGGCCAGTTTTGCAAAATATAAGATACCTGGCACATCCCATAGTCAATCAGAACATCTTACAGTAAAGGCAGGGTGGAATCCCAAAagcaaaaattaaacaaagtaTACATAACTGGAAGATTGAGGTGCAAGATCTTAAGTTCATCAGTATCTTCAGACTGTACAATAAGCAAGCGGTCTTCCCCATAAATAACTTGGCGCACATAGGTTGTGCCAGAAACACCTCTATTTAGGCAGcattttccaaaagaaaatgcaataatCCTCTCTGAAGATCCTTCTTCGATAGCATAAAGTCTATATCCATGTTCGTCCCAGTGCATCAGCGATGTGCCCCCCATCATGGGCTCATACTTGACATCCTCAGTTGGCTTCACCACAGGAGAAGATACAGAACTCAAACCAATCTGGCGGATTGTAGACATCAAACGACAGCCTGAGACAGACCAAACACTAAGTCCCCTTAACTTCCATCCGACTGCGAAAGCAGAGTTATCAGGTGTCCAAGCAATACAATTGACAGGGCCAGTATCTTCCACAGAATATCTGTGATAAATCCACAAAGAATGCATTCAGTTCATGATGATTACAAGGAGACAAAAGTCTAAATCAAATGCACGGAATAAACTGAACTTGGGAAACAATAGCAAAAAAATTTGCAGCCATACAAATTTATACTCAGATTAAGACAGGACATATCCCAATATTATATACTTTCAGATAAGATGATTGCTGAATTTTCCTCTTCATgatctttaaataaaagatatgaATCAAAAAGTTATCCTCGCTAAATGCAAAATAGTGACTAATATTCAGGACCCCTTAGTCCCTTATTCATAGttgttttcacttttcagTATTATCCATATTCAACTACTTACAAATGGCACGTGATTCCTAGTAGGAAGCAAAAAACAACACCACCATGGGTCCAGACAATTACATTAAACTAAGTTGATTCCCCATTTATTCACCCCATGGTGACTCGAACCCTCGACCTATTGGTTGGAGGGGATGAGTCTTACCCACTAAGTTGCACTTCATCAATAACAATTACATTGAATTCCTTGTACATCATGTATGTACAAACTTCCTTCCCCCTTAAGGGGTGGCGAATACAAGTTTAGTATGTAGTCATAAGGCTTCTTAAAAAAGGAAGAGACATGGTGTGTCATCAACATGACTAATTCCACTTTACAAGTTTCACTGAATTGATAAGGCT
This window contains:
- the LOC125208499 gene encoding ferric reduction oxidase 2-like isoform X2, with amino-acid sequence MASLGMINAVRTAILLFALVIFLGNIMMWIIMPTDTYYNIWVPHLMAATNSTFFGIQGPIMMDFTFPILLIAVLGCFYLHLGKKENTVTISKARSLKFMRRPMIVKGFGIVTLTEMALFSMFIALCVWYFGGYLRHWFEQVHQRSSSKHEKVWQTKLDRVGIVTGVTGNLCLTFLFYPVTRGSSILPMLGLTSEGSIKYHIWLGHLAMALFTIHGSIYFIYWIITHRLSEALKWGDNYVSNIAGEISLLCGLVMWITSYPKIRRKMFDLFLYTHYLYIFFMIFFILHIGIGFACIMLPGFYLFVMDRYLRFLQSRNKARLVSARLLSCNTVELNFSKSRGLSYNPTSTIFINVPSISKLQWHPFTIISNSNLEPQKLSVLIKCEGNWTRSLYDMLSSPSPLNRLEVAVEGPYGPAATHFLRHDTLVMISGGSGITPFISIIRELIFLNSTLKCKTPKIILISAFKNSSHLSILDLIIPTHSSHTPTSNSCNLDLQVEAYVTREKGRHKDQIAKPRTLWFKPEACDMPISPTLGPNSWLCLAAIISSSFAIYLMLLGVFTQYIVYPIDQNTNMLYSYTKKGSASMMFLCFSVVVAASTVFLWNKKRNAEEAKQVQDIDDSGTSGSTSNSSFDQDDVEMESLPLQSIIKSVNVHYGQRPNLKRILLEIKESRVGALVSGPKKMREEVAAICSSGQADNLEFESFSFTW
- the LOC125208499 gene encoding ferric reduction oxidase 2-like isoform X1, yielding MASLGMINAVRTAILLFALVIFLGNIMMWIIMPTDTYYNIWVPHLMAATNSTFFGIQGPIMMDFTFPILLIAVLGCFYLHLGKKENTVTISSKARSLKFMRRPMIVKGFGIVTLTEMALFSMFIALCVWYFGGYLRHWFEQVHQRSSSKHEKVWQTKLDRVGIVTGVTGNLCLTFLFYPVTRGSSILPMLGLTSEGSIKYHIWLGHLAMALFTIHGSIYFIYWIITHRLSEALKWGDNYVSNIAGEISLLCGLVMWITSYPKIRRKMFDLFLYTHYLYIFFMIFFILHIGIGFACIMLPGFYLFVMDRYLRFLQSRNKARLVSARLLSCNTVELNFSKSRGLSYNPTSTIFINVPSISKLQWHPFTIISNSNLEPQKLSVLIKCEGNWTRSLYDMLSSPSPLNRLEVAVEGPYGPAATHFLRHDTLVMISGGSGITPFISIIRELIFLNSTLKCKTPKIILISAFKNSSHLSILDLIIPTHSSHTPTSNSCNLDLQVEAYVTREKGRHKDQIAKPRTLWFKPEACDMPISPTLGPNSWLCLAAIISSSFAIYLMLLGVFTQYIVYPIDQNTNMLYSYTKKGSASMMFLCFSVVVAASTVFLWNKKRNAEEAKQVQDIDDSGTSGSTSNSSFDQDDVEMESLPLQSIIKSVNVHYGQRPNLKRILLEIKESRVGALVSGPKKMREEVAAICSSGQADNLEFESFSFTW